The nucleotide sequence CTCCGCTGCGGGTTGCGTGAACTCCTCGACCTCGACTTCCTTCTCGTGGTTGTGCACGTCGTGGACGAGTTCGTACTCGTCGTACGAGAGGTCGTACCGGCCGTCGAGTTGGTCGTCGACGTCGACCGCGTCGACGGCTTCTCGCCAGCCGTCTTGGACGGTCTCGGCGTGGATCTCCGCCTGTGCGCCGGAACCGTACGAGCCGACGAGCAGCTTCTCGCCCGCGAGGTCGACGTCCGCCTCGGCGGCCGCTTTCAGCGCCGACAGCCGCGCGACGTGCACGGAGCCGGTGTACCAGTTGCCGACCTGCCCGGCGATCTGGATCGTCGGCTCGATCGCCCGCTCGTACCACTCGCGGTAGCGACGCGTACCCTTCAGTTCGTCCATATACGCGCGGATCGCCTCCTCGTAGTCCTCCCGCGAATCGAAGTCGTCCTCGCGGGGTTGCATCCCGATGTCGTCGGCGAGGATGTCCTCGATCTCGGTGTCGCGCGTGATGTGACGGTAGCCCAGCAACGCGGCCTTGCGGACCATTCCCGGGTACGGCGTGTGGAACGGGAAGTAGACGAAGTCGTCGGGGTGGGTGTCACCCGCGACGGACTCGTAGTCTTCGAGGGCCTCGCGCATCCGCGCGAGGTACACTTGGATCGAGCGCTTGCCGTCGACGCTCGGGAACTGTTGATTGGGCTTCAGAAAGTCGGTCTCGTCGGCGCTGCCGTACCCCTGCTCCGTCGAGAGCGCGACAATATCGGGGTCCTCGTCGATGAGCATCGCGACCGCACCGGCACCTTGGGTCGCCTCGCCGGGGTCACCGCGCTCGTACAGCGCGGTGTCGGTCGCGACCACGAGCGCCGCGCGCCCGCGGTTGCGACCCGCGCGGATCCAGTTGTACGCGTCGTCGATGACTTGCGTTCCGGAGAGACAGGCGAACTTCCGCTCGCCCTTGTTCGCGTGGTGGAAGTCGCCGTCGTAGATTTGCTCTAAACAGCCGGCGATATAGGTGGAAACGGGTTTGGAGTTGTCGAAGGCGGACTCGGTCGCGACGTCGATGCGGCCGATGTCGTCCGGCGTGAGGCCCTTTCGGTCCAGCAGGCGCTTGGCGGCGTTCGCGCCCATCGTAACGATGTCTTCGTAGACGTCCGGCAGCGAGGAGTTCTCGATGCCGATTCCTTTCGTGTACTTCTCGGGGTCTTCGCCCTTCACCGGTGCGAACGTGTCGGCGAGATCCAGCCGGAGCTTTCCGGTCCGGAACTCGATGGCGTCGATGCCGACGGCTGTCATACCTGCGGTATCCCGCGTCGGGTTTATGTCTTTGTCGATGGCTCGCTCGACGATCGTCTACACCCCCGATCGCCGTCGGCTGTCATCCCGGCAGTGCCCCAAAACACCCCATCACTCATCTGCGCCGGAATCGACGACAGCCGCGGGGGCCCCACACCCGAGGCGCGTCAGGACTGTTCGAAGTAGAACGTCTTTCGCGTTCCGTCGGACGCTTCGAGGATCACGTACAGCTCCGCGGTCGACGTCGACGAGTCGGGAGCGTACTGGAGCGTTTCGAGCGTGCCTCTAGCGACGTTGTCCCCGTTGCCGTCCTTGAGCCCTCTGAACTCGACTGCTGGCGTGTCACCCGGGATGATGGTCGCGTTGACGTCGAGCGGATGGGTCGTCCCATCAGCGACGTACGGTCCGCTGTCGGCCTCGCCGTTTCCGAGGCCGAGTTCCAGTTGGTTGCCCGCGTCGAGCGTGTCCACGAGCGTCCCGCCGACGCCGAACTCAACCACCTCGACGTCCGTGCTACCGACGTTCTCGATGCCGAATCTGAACCGTCCATCGTTGCTGCTCTGGATCGTCCCGTTCCCGCCGAAGGACAGCTGATCGGCGCTTCCCGTCCCGTCGCCGTCGCCACCGCCGCCTCCGCCGCCTCCACCGCCACCGCCGGCCTGCACGTCGAGGTCGTACTGGACGTTCTCGACCCTGTCGCCGTCGAAGTCGCCGCCCCCCACGTCGTATGCGGGGTCGCTCGAGCCGACGCGGGAGGTAACCTTCACCGAGTCGTCGCCGGCCGTGCTCGGCGCGGTGTACTCGTATCGGTATCGACCGGGCTCGACGACGACGCCGTCGGAGACGGTCCCGCGGATCGCCCCTGCCTCGACCGACGTCCCGATCGGGTTGTTGTACTTGTCTCGGGACTCGACGGTGAAGGGGTACGCCCGATCGGTGAACGGGCTCGCGGGCGGGTCCTCGACGCTCGTCAGGTACGCGGGTTCGGTTCCCGTGACGTTCGCGCCGACGCCCACCTTCGAGAGTTTGAGCTGATAGGTCGTCCCCGGCTCGAAGAACAGTTCGACGCCGTCGGGTCGGTCGGCCACCCGGTAGACGTACGCGTCGTTCGCCGAGTCCGCGCTCGGATCGTACGCGCCGCTTCGATCGAGGAGGTCGCGCCAGTCGTCGGCCCCGAGTCGAGAGGGGACGTACACCGAGACGTTCTCGCCCGCGTCGGTGACGCTGACCGTTCGGGTCGAGACGCTCACCGCCCGAGGGTCGACCGACAACGTGGTGCTACCGCCGCGAGAGAGTTCTCCGGAGAGCGCGACGAGCGAGATGCGCTTGCCGGCGACGAGCGGCTGGCCCGTCTGCGTGACGTTCCCGCCGTCGAAGCGGTTGTACACGATGCCGTTCTCGTAGACGGTCGTCGGCGCGGCGACGTAGTTCGCGTAACTGGGGCGGTACGAGAGCGTCCGCGTCTCGTAGGTGCGCGTCGTCCCGTTCCAGAAGTCGGCCGTCTCGGGGGAGTCAACCCCCGGAGTGGTCGTGTCGTCGGCCGTCGCGTTCCGCACCTCGATCGATCCCAACGCGTTCGTCGATAGCGTTCCGCCCGGTGGCGCGGGGTTGACGGCAACGGTCCGTGTGGGGTAGCGCGTCCCGAGTTCGATTCCGACGGGTGCGCCCGATCCCGTCGCGGCGACGCCCAAAATCGCGTTCCGCAGTTCGACGAGATCCGACTGAACCTGCTGGTTGTGCTGGAACTCCACCTGCCGGTTCTCCGCGGGGACGACGGTGGCTTGATACAGCGACAGCGAGACGACGAGAAAGCCGAGGAGGAGCACCGCCCCGATCTGGACGGTCACGCCCCTGTCGTCGCCTCGGAGCATCATACTCCGGATTCCGCAGGTCCCGGATAAAAACGTGCCGCCGTGGGGTGTCGAACCGGGGCCGGTGGAGGGGTGTCGGTTCCGCGCGCGCCGGAGG is from Halobellus sp. LT62 and encodes:
- the hmgB gene encoding hydroxymethylglutaryl-CoA synthase: MTAVGIDAIEFRTGKLRLDLADTFAPVKGEDPEKYTKGIGIENSSLPDVYEDIVTMGANAAKRLLDRKGLTPDDIGRIDVATESAFDNSKPVSTYIAGCLEQIYDGDFHHANKGERKFACLSGTQVIDDAYNWIRAGRNRGRAALVVATDTALYERGDPGEATQGAGAVAMLIDEDPDIVALSTEQGYGSADETDFLKPNQQFPSVDGKRSIQVYLARMREALEDYESVAGDTHPDDFVYFPFHTPYPGMVRKAALLGYRHITRDTEIEDILADDIGMQPREDDFDSREDYEEAIRAYMDELKGTRRYREWYERAIEPTIQIAGQVGNWYTGSVHVARLSALKAAAEADVDLAGEKLLVGSYGSGAQAEIHAETVQDGWREAVDAVDVDDQLDGRYDLSYDEYELVHDVHNHEKEVEVEEFTQPAAEFVFTGWGRMNERRYEYIE